Within the Thermosynechococcaceae cyanobacterium Okahandja genome, the region GGCCAGATTTTCCTCTCCTCTGACCTATTTAATGCGGGTTTGCGGCCAGCCATCAACGCCGGTATTTCCGTGTCGCGGGTGGGGTCAGCGGCACAGATTAAGGCCATGAAACAGGTGGCGGGTAAACTCAAACTTGAACTGGCACAGTTTGACGAGCTACAGGCTTTTGCGCAGTTTGCCTCTGACTTGGATAAGGCCACCCAAAATCAACTGGCGCGGGGGCAGCGGTTGCGGGAAATTCTCAAGCAGCCCCAGTACTCGCCGATTCCGGTGGAGTATCAAGTGGCAACCATTTATGCCGGTACCAATGGCTACCTCGATGATATTCCGGTTGAGGCGGTGGCCAAGTTTGTAGCGGGCCTGCGGGACTACCTGCAAACCAGTAAGCCCCAGTACGGTGAAGCGGTACGCGCCAGCCAAAAGCTGGATGAAACTGCAGAAGCCGCCCTTAAAGAGGCGATCGCCGAGTACAAAGCGGGCTTTACGGCCTAAGCGCTCATCTAACTCATTCTCATTGACATGAACCTGCTCTTGTTTTTAGGGCAGGTTTTTTTGTGCGTGGCGCAGGCGGGATACCTTTAGGGCACCCACCAGCAGCAGGGAAACGTCAATAATAGGAGTAGATGTTATAAGGTTTGCCCCATGGCCGCATTTTACAACTGGTATCGGACACTGCTGCGCCACCCCAAATACCGCTGGCTGATCATTATTGCCAGTGTGGTTTATTTAATTAGCCCCATTGATATTGCCCCCGACTTGGTGCCTATCATTGGCCAGTTGGATGACGTGACCGTGATGCTCATTTTGGCCAGTGAGGTTACCCAAATTGTGATTGAGCACCTCAAACGCAAGAAAAATCCAGCAGATGTCTCGGGCACCACGGTGGATGTGGAGGCGGAAGCTCTCTAGACCCTTAAAAGCCCTTAAAAGCAGTGTTGGAGGCCTATGGAGCCACCCGTTTTTGACCCCGTTGATCGGGATGCCTTTACCAACCCCACCCTACAGCGGCTGTGGTTTTTTATCTATCTGCTGCCCATTTTTGGCCTCATCCCAGCCCTCTGGCAGTTAAGTCAGCGCAGTGGCGATCGCCATGCCCGGCGGGTGAGTCGCTTGGCCGTGCTCATTGCCTTGGTCTGGCTGCTGGGGTATGGCCTACTCCATGGGACGGCAGCCGCCATGGAAACCCAATCCCTCTCCCATGGTTTGGTGCTCCTGCTGAATAGTCTTTGGGGATCGGGCTATTTTTTGCTGAACCTGTGGCTGATGGTGCGGCTGTGGCGGGGGCGCTCCCTCGAGGTGCCGCTCCTGAGTCGGCTAACCAAGTACTTGCCCTAAGTCTGCTGCTATGACCCCTGCCCGCTGGTTTTGGCTGATCCTTGGCCTAGGTGTCATTCTCGGGCTGATGCTGTGGCTGGT harbors:
- a CDS encoding DUF1232 domain-containing protein; amino-acid sequence: MAAFYNWYRTLLRHPKYRWLIIIASVVYLISPIDIAPDLVPIIGQLDDVTVMLILASEVTQIVIEHLKRKKNPADVSGTTVDVEAEAL